The Actinomycetota bacterium genome window below encodes:
- a CDS encoding HAD-IA family hydrolase — MAARQTEAGLMDMVKKCFRGFLFDLDGTLVDTTELIARSFRHAYSEVFGEIKPDDVLMANVGQPLMKQMELLGGEKAQELYDTYRVFNHAEHDEYIRAYPGIEELLVELKARGAKLAVVTSKSRSTMEMAFRRIHIDSYFDTLIATDDTDNHKPHPQPLLLAMRRLDLTPEECVYIGDSPFDIQAGQAAGMATAAVGWGMFSPVRLKELEPDFYFEEPDAILGLCPKGSPGK; from the coding sequence ATGGCCGCGAGACAGACTGAGGCCGGGCTGATGGACATGGTCAAGAAATGTTTCAGGGGATTCCTGTTCGATCTGGACGGGACCCTGGTCGACACCACCGAACTGATCGCCCGTTCATTCCGCCATGCCTACAGCGAGGTGTTCGGCGAGATCAAACCGGACGATGTGCTGATGGCCAATGTGGGGCAACCGCTGATGAAGCAGATGGAGCTTCTCGGCGGAGAGAAAGCGCAGGAACTTTACGATACCTACAGGGTTTTCAACCACGCCGAACATGATGAGTACATCCGCGCCTATCCCGGGATTGAAGAGCTGCTGGTCGAGCTGAAGGCGCGGGGGGCGAAGCTGGCGGTCGTGACTTCCAAAAGCCGGAGCACCATGGAGATGGCCTTCCGCCGCATCCACATCGACAGTTATTTCGACACGCTCATCGCGACCGACGATACCGACAACCATAAGCCACATCCCCAGCCGTTGCTGCTGGCGATGAGGCGGCTGGACCTGACGCCGGAAGAGTGCGTCTACATCGGTGATAGCCCTTTCGACATCCAGGCAGGCCAGGCCGCGGGCATGGCGACGGCCGCCGTGGGCTGGGGTATGTTCTCGCCGGTGCGCCTGAAAGAGCTGGAGCCGGACTTCTATTTTGAGGAACCTGATGCCATACTGGGACTCTGCCCTAAAGGCAGCCCCGGCAAGTAA
- a CDS encoding class I SAM-dependent methyltransferase, protein MLRLYARAPRSVRAFLRGRVLLSDLEFIERQVPEAGSIMDLGCGHGLFANLMALRSEGRKVIGMDLAPGKIEVARKTVRHRDNIDFVCADFFETDIPDCDVITVIDVFYLLPAEEQLSILRQCRRKLADDGLLVWKAQERRPRWKFAVTWIQEMLTTSTSVTRGRRGGLTFLSREDAIGAMNAAGFHASVVEMRSWRPYSDILYLGRITPTG, encoded by the coding sequence GTGCTGAGACTTTATGCCAGGGCTCCTCGTTCCGTGCGTGCGTTTCTGCGGGGGCGGGTGCTGCTCAGCGACCTGGAGTTCATCGAACGCCAGGTCCCGGAAGCCGGAAGCATCATGGACCTTGGTTGCGGACATGGCCTGTTCGCCAACCTGATGGCGCTGCGTTCGGAGGGGCGTAAAGTCATCGGCATGGATCTTGCGCCCGGGAAGATCGAAGTCGCCCGCAAGACTGTCAGGCATCGAGACAATATCGATTTTGTCTGCGCCGATTTTTTCGAGACCGATATTCCGGATTGTGATGTGATCACAGTCATCGACGTCTTCTATCTTTTGCCAGCGGAAGAACAACTAAGCATTCTCAGGCAGTGCAGGAGGAAGCTGGCGGACGACGGTCTGCTTGTGTGGAAAGCTCAGGAGCGGAGGCCGCGCTGGAAGTTCGCAGTGACCTGGATCCAGGAGATGCTCACTACCTCAACCAGTGTGACCCGGGGGCGGCGGGGCGGGTTGACATTCCTGAGCCGCGAGGACGCTATCGGAGCAATGAACGCCGCCGGTTTCCACGCCAGTGTGGTGGAGATGAGGAGCTGGCGCCCCTACAGCGACATCCTTTATCTTGGAAGAATTACCCCTACTGGGTAG
- a CDS encoding Lrp/AsnC family transcriptional regulator, producing the protein MFSEQEQQLVRLLQDDIPITPEPFAEIGAAVGMTEDEVVARVKEWLADGTIRRFGAMVRHQRLGYKANAMSAWDVPDERAEEVGRILAEASEVSHCYKRPRAEGWNYNLFAMIHAATPEECHEVAAVLAGKVGIEAYELLFSSREFKKISMTYFAEQD; encoded by the coding sequence GTGTTCTCCGAACAGGAACAGCAGCTCGTTCGCCTGCTGCAGGACGACATCCCGATCACTCCAGAGCCGTTCGCCGAGATCGGCGCAGCGGTAGGCATGACCGAGGATGAGGTCGTGGCCCGGGTGAAGGAATGGCTGGCGGATGGAACGATCCGCCGTTTCGGCGCGATGGTGCGCCATCAGCGTCTCGGCTACAAGGCCAACGCCATGAGCGCCTGGGACGTACCCGACGAGCGGGCCGAAGAGGTCGGCCGGATTCTGGCCGAAGCCAGCGAGGTCAGTCATTGCTACAAGCGCCCGCGGGCCGAGGGATGGAACTACAATCTTTTTGCCATGATCCATGCAGCCACGCCCGAGGAGTGCCATGAGGTAGCCGCAGTGCTGGCCGGCAAGGTCGGCATCGAAGCTTACGAACTGCTCTTCAGCAGCAGGGAGTTCAAGAAGATAAGCATGACTTATTTCGCGGAGCAGGACTGA
- a CDS encoding Lrp/AsnC family transcriptional regulator — MDDLDKKIVTLIQAGFPVSARPYAEIGEKVGISEDEVILRIKGIKESGEIRRMGASFDSRKLGYSSTLCAVHVPSEKLEEAVEVVNSYLNVTHNYERNHHYNMWFTCIAPNRERISEILSEMEVRAGIGPIINLPAERLFKIQVDLPVIDG; from the coding sequence ATGGACGATCTCGATAAAAAAATAGTCACACTCATCCAGGCCGGGTTTCCGGTCAGCGCCAGGCCTTATGCCGAGATCGGCGAGAAGGTCGGCATCAGCGAGGATGAGGTCATCCTGCGCATCAAAGGGATCAAGGAGTCAGGCGAGATCCGGCGCATGGGGGCCTCTTTCGATTCCCGCAAGCTGGGTTATTCGAGTACGCTTTGCGCTGTTCACGTACCTTCCGAGAAGCTCGAAGAGGCGGTCGAGGTGGTTAACTCTTACCTGAACGTGACACACAACTATGAGCGCAACCATCATTACAACATGTGGTTCACCTGTATCGCTCCGAACCGGGAGCGAATCAGTGAGATCCTCAGCGAGATGGAAGTACGGGCCGGCATCGGTCCGATCATAAACCTTCCCGCGGAACGGCTGTTCAAGATCCAGGTCGACCTGCCGGTGATCGATGGCTAG
- a CDS encoding glycosyltransferase family 39 protein yields the protein MSSRQALTVSEANTERVSARRWDRSDWLITAALFTVTIISRIPFRTKMLYAWDSVLYTRAIELFDVRLHQPQPPGHIYYVGLVRLVNSIAGDPNAAMVWISILAAAVAVAVLYFLGRIMFGRDIGLVAALLLATSLSFWLQSEVAYPYTLLGCLSVVVAAMIYPVWTGSKAWVLPAALALGIASGFRQDLLPFLLPLLVLGIWDKGRWRVAGAAVILIAGAAAWYIPSALLSGGFTAYREASSEQSDYLMTYFAVFGRGFEGLRANLDELLRFMLYGLSSALLLIPVTLIVAVTSSGRRQFRDQRLLFLLAWIAPSLIFYIFIHVGEYGYIFSFLPALLLLLAWSLKTAAVMFASRPSRQRHADRALWGAAVPLILINLVLFLALSPPFSANRLAARDDILRSRIDTLNDNFDPARTMVISVFDFQQANFYLPDFQHWNFDPSVEKTPSIAIPAGVDRIVIFEEYLSPADGFTSSTLPLDREQELVIIDRGGAVSVRVDWEARKVYLQDG from the coding sequence ATGTCATCCCGCCAGGCCCTGACAGTGTCAGAGGCTAATACCGAACGCGTCTCCGCCAGGCGCTGGGACCGGTCCGACTGGCTGATCACAGCAGCCCTTTTCACTGTTACGATCATCTCACGCATCCCTTTTCGCACGAAAATGCTGTATGCCTGGGATTCAGTGCTCTACACCAGGGCAATCGAACTGTTCGATGTCAGGCTGCACCAGCCGCAGCCGCCGGGCCACATCTACTATGTGGGCCTGGTTCGACTCGTAAACAGTATTGCGGGCGATCCCAACGCGGCCATGGTCTGGATCAGTATCCTTGCCGCGGCAGTCGCGGTCGCAGTCCTGTACTTCCTGGGGCGAATAATGTTCGGCCGTGATATCGGCCTGGTGGCTGCGCTCCTGCTGGCGACCAGCCTCAGCTTCTGGTTGCAGAGCGAAGTCGCCTATCCTTACACGCTGCTTGGCTGCCTCAGCGTCGTCGTGGCGGCCATGATCTACCCTGTCTGGACCGGCAGCAAGGCCTGGGTCCTGCCAGCCGCTCTGGCGCTCGGCATCGCCTCAGGCTTCCGCCAGGACCTGTTGCCATTCCTTCTGCCGCTCCTGGTTCTGGGAATCTGGGACAAGGGCCGCTGGAGGGTCGCTGGCGCCGCTGTAATACTGATCGCTGGCGCCGCCGCCTGGTATATTCCCTCGGCTTTGCTCTCTGGCGGTTTCACAGCATATCGTGAAGCGTCCTCGGAGCAGAGCGATTACCTGATGACCTACTTCGCTGTGTTCGGACGCGGTTTTGAGGGTTTAAGGGCAAATCTGGACGAGCTTCTCCGGTTCATGCTCTATGGTCTTTCCTCAGCCCTTTTACTCATCCCTGTCACCCTGATTGTGGCGGTGACTTCGTCAGGCAGGCGTCAGTTCAGGGACCAGCGCCTGCTCTTCCTGCTGGCCTGGATTGCGCCCAGCCTGATCTTCTACATCTTTATCCATGTAGGCGAATATGGTTACATCTTCTCATTCCTGCCTGCACTTCTGCTCCTGCTGGCCTGGAGCCTTAAGACGGCAGCTGTGATGTTCGCCTCGCGGCCCAGCCGGCAGCGGCACGCGGACCGGGCGTTATGGGGAGCTGCCGTGCCGCTCATCCTTATCAATCTCGTGCTCTTTCTGGCGTTGAGTCCGCCGTTTTCGGCCAACCGCCTGGCTGCCCGCGATGACATCCTCCGATCCAGGATAGACACTCTCAACGACAACTTCGATCCGGCGAGGACGATGGTCATCTCAGTCTTCGACTTCCAGCAGGCGAACTTCTATCTGCCGGATTTCCAGCACTGGAATTTCGATCCTTCCGTGGAAAAAACGCCTTCCATAGCTATCCCGGCCGGAGTCGATCGGATTGTTATCTTCGAGGAATATCTTTCGCCTGCTGACGGCTTCACTTCGTCAACGCTGCCGCTTGACCGGGAGCAGGAGCTTGTCATCATTGATCGCGGAGGGGCGGTCTCGGTCAGGGTCGACTGGGAAGCCAGGAAGGTGTATCTCCAGGATGGATGA
- a CDS encoding radical SAM protein, with product MIDITRLYCDRDTPADSLRYGHGHKGKPEMSGAPRIPREPKTAAERRPVVAWNTSRTCNLKCVHCYTDSEAKKYENELSTEEGKALIDDLAAFQIPALLFSGGEPLMRKDLFELVGHAVKLGIRPTLSTNGTLITRDVAQRIKDLGFTYVGISLDGIGEINDTFRGKVGAFDKAMEGFRNCKAVEQRVGLRLTLTRHNYKDLHRIFDFIEAENIDRACFYHLVYSGRGKESDDLTHEESRDALDIILDRTKDMHDRGLEKDILTVDNHVDGIYLYMRLLKEDPDRAAEVMKLLKWNGGGMYSSGVGFGDIDFLGNVHADQFWMHYSFGNVRERPFSEIWMDTSDPLMAGLKDRRSHIHGRCATCKYFDACGGALRVRADLVYGDPWAPDPACYLTDEEIG from the coding sequence ATGATCGACATCACCCGCTTATATTGCGACCGCGACACCCCCGCCGACTCCCTGCGCTATGGCCACGGCCACAAGGGCAAGCCGGAGATGTCGGGCGCGCCGCGAATCCCCCGTGAACCCAAAACGGCGGCCGAACGGCGTCCGGTAGTAGCCTGGAACACCAGCCGCACCTGCAACCTCAAATGTGTCCATTGCTACACGGACTCAGAGGCGAAGAAATACGAGAACGAACTGAGCACGGAAGAGGGCAAGGCGCTCATCGACGATCTAGCAGCATTCCAGATCCCGGCGCTGCTTTTCTCCGGCGGCGAGCCGCTGATGCGCAAGGACCTCTTTGAGCTGGTCGGGCATGCGGTCAAGCTGGGCATTCGCCCGACGCTATCCACCAACGGTACGCTGATCACCCGGGATGTCGCCCAGCGCATCAAGGACCTCGGCTTCACCTACGTCGGTATCAGCCTCGACGGCATCGGCGAGATCAACGACACTTTCCGCGGCAAGGTGGGGGCCTTCGACAAGGCCATGGAAGGCTTCCGCAACTGCAAGGCTGTGGAGCAGCGCGTCGGCTTGCGCCTCACGCTCACGCGCCACAATTACAAGGATCTCCACCGCATCTTCGATTTCATCGAGGCGGAGAACATCGACCGCGCCTGCTTCTATCACCTGGTCTATTCCGGGCGCGGCAAGGAGAGCGACGACCTCACTCACGAGGAGAGCCGCGACGCCCTCGACATCATCCTCGATCGTACCAAGGACATGCACGACAGGGGCCTCGAAAAGGATATCCTCACCGTCGACAACCACGTTGACGGCATCTACCTGTATATGAGACTCCTGAAGGAAGATCCCGACCGCGCCGCAGAGGTCATGAAGCTGCTCAAGTGGAACGGCGGCGGCATGTACAGCTCCGGCGTCGGCTTCGGCGACATCGATTTCCTCGGGAACGTCCACGCGGACCAGTTCTGGATGCACTACAGCTTCGGCAACGTGCGCGAGCGCCCGTTCAGCGAGATCTGGATGGACACCTCCGATCCGCTGATGGCGGGTCTGAAAGACCGCCGCAGCCATATCCACGGCCGCTGCGCCACCTGTAAATATTTCGACGCCTGCGGCGGCGCCCTGCGCGTTCGCGCCGACCTCGTCTATGGCGACCCGTGGGCCCCCGATCCTGCCTGCTACCTCACCGACGAGGAGATTGGCTGA
- the surE gene encoding 5'/3'-nucleotidase SurE, with amino-acid sequence MRILVTNDDGIDSPGLFAVKQALESCGEVAVIAPDQNRSAIGRSITIAESIDVLEVPFPDGSMGYSVNGTPVDCVRLASLGFLDWEPDIVVSGINLGPNLGDDITYSGTVAAAFEGVMLGIPAIAVSIERPGGWKAIGNEGVFYFDRVASFTARLATKLVENELPGPVLLNINSPNLDAAGIMGAEVTRLGKRIYRDQLVEEAPGGNGGKRYQIYGDDPSYHEEEGTDFHALAQRKISVTPIHFALTNLAGMDMIRDLGLDSLLEDGRETD; translated from the coding sequence TTGAGGATCCTGGTCACCAATGATGATGGTATCGATTCGCCCGGCCTGTTCGCGGTAAAGCAGGCGCTGGAAAGTTGCGGCGAGGTGGCGGTCATCGCCCCGGACCAGAACCGCAGTGCAATCGGCCGCAGCATCACCATCGCTGAATCGATCGACGTCCTCGAAGTCCCCTTTCCCGATGGCTCTATGGGATATTCCGTCAACGGCACGCCGGTCGACTGTGTGCGGCTGGCTTCGCTGGGCTTCCTCGACTGGGAACCGGACATCGTCGTATCCGGGATCAATCTCGGTCCCAATCTCGGAGACGACATCACTTATTCGGGAACCGTGGCCGCGGCTTTTGAGGGTGTCATGCTGGGCATTCCCGCTATCGCCGTCTCTATCGAGCGGCCTGGTGGCTGGAAGGCCATCGGCAACGAAGGGGTCTTCTATTTCGACAGGGTCGCTTCGTTCACGGCGAGGCTGGCGACGAAACTGGTAGAGAACGAACTGCCCGGTCCGGTGCTGCTCAACATCAATTCGCCGAACCTGGACGCCGCCGGCATCATGGGCGCCGAGGTGACCAGGCTGGGGAAGCGCATCTATCGCGACCAGCTGGTGGAAGAGGCTCCCGGCGGCAACGGCGGCAAGCGTTACCAGATCTACGGCGACGACCCTTCCTACCATGAAGAGGAGGGCACCGATTTCCACGCCCTGGCTCAAAGGAAGATCTCCGTCACACCCATCCACTTCGCTCTTACCAATCTCGCGGGCATGGACATGATCCGCGACCTCGGCCTCGACTCTTTGCTCGAAGATGGCCGCGAGACAGACTGA
- a CDS encoding glycosyltransferase family 4 protein has product MKIALVSEYYYPLLGGITEHVHNLAGALSRKGHEVTVITHNLKPRKHHHYPDEPLTFSVERFGRGIPIYSNGSFARVTLGRSLGDDLQKFFEREKFDVIHAHSPLTPILPLVAIRRSNAPVTVGTFHTYFDRSHGYGLLKKKASEHMEMMDGRIVVSDACTEALSRYFHADYRVIPNGVDTDSFHPGAPVLPEFDDGKVNILFVGRFDPRNGLKTMIEAFRLVKRQFDNCRLIVVGDGPLRHYYRSLVDRKIARDIHFAGLINGARPSYYATADIYCTPCTKASFGVVLLEAMAAGTPIVASDINGYRLVMEDNEQGILVPENEAAGFAEALMRMLKDPELRQRMGQAGRRKAVDTFSWDLVAGTVEQYYMELLGRKMVVFTDEPALEKIFALND; this is encoded by the coding sequence ATGAAGATAGCTCTGGTATCTGAGTATTATTATCCGCTACTCGGTGGCATCACCGAGCATGTACACAACCTCGCGGGCGCCCTTAGCCGCAAGGGGCATGAGGTCACGGTCATCACCCACAACCTCAAACCCCGCAAGCATCACCACTATCCCGACGAACCGCTCACCTTCAGCGTCGAGAGGTTCGGCAGGGGCATCCCCATCTATTCCAACGGCTCGTTCGCACGGGTGACTCTCGGGCGCAGCCTGGGAGACGACCTGCAGAAGTTCTTCGAGCGCGAGAAGTTCGACGTCATCCACGCCCACTCGCCGCTGACACCGATACTGCCGCTGGTGGCTATCCGCCGTTCGAACGCTCCCGTGACCGTGGGGACCTTTCATACCTACTTCGACCGCAGCCACGGCTACGGCCTGCTGAAGAAGAAAGCCTCCGAACACATGGAGATGATGGACGGCAGGATAGTCGTCTCGGATGCCTGCACCGAGGCGCTGAGCCGCTACTTCCACGCCGACTACCGGGTGATCCCCAACGGCGTCGATACCGACAGCTTCCATCCCGGGGCGCCAGTACTGCCCGAGTTCGACGACGGCAAGGTCAACATCCTGTTCGTGGGCCGTTTCGATCCGCGAAACGGACTCAAGACCATGATCGAAGCCTTCCGGCTGGTGAAGCGGCAGTTCGACAACTGCCGGCTGATAGTGGTCGGCGACGGGCCGCTGCGCCACTACTATCGCTCTCTGGTCGACCGGAAGATCGCCAGGGACATCCACTTCGCCGGCCTGATCAACGGGGCGCGGCCAAGCTATTATGCAACCGCCGACATCTACTGCACGCCGTGCACCAAGGCCTCGTTCGGAGTCGTGCTACTGGAAGCCATGGCTGCGGGCACGCCGATAGTCGCCTCTGACATCAACGGCTACCGCCTGGTCATGGAAGACAACGAGCAGGGCATCCTCGTACCCGAGAATGAAGCGGCCGGTTTTGCTGAAGCGCTGATGCGGATGCTCAAGGATCCCGAACTGCGCCAGAGAATGGGCCAGGCCGGACGCCGCAAGGCAGTCGACACCTTCTCCTGGGACCTGGTCGCCGGCACCGTGGAGCAGTATTACATGGAACTTCTCGGCCGCAAGATGGTCGTCTTCACCGATGAGCCGGCCCTGGAGAAAATCTTCGCGCTGAATGACTAG
- the ahbD gene encoding heme b synthase, whose protein sequence is MATRGPPILPATSPTRRLAEHGHPGGPSGGRPGGGHPGGHPHGSSYPGGHPGDHPHGAAGPGDNAGGYPAPRLIAWEVTRKCGLSCRHCRAAANKGPYPGELSTEKCFQVIDEIAEVGKPIVILTGGDPMLRENIYEIARYGTDKGLKMVMSPCGTLLNEENAQKLKDAGIERISLSIDGATAETHDDFRRVEGAFDEVIKGIENAKKAGLEFQINTTVTKVNLAELPDILQLAIDLGAAAFHPFLLVPTGRGKELAAQELSPEQYEETLNWVYDQREIVPLHFKPTCAPHYYRILRQRAHAEGKKVTPEEFGMDARAKGCLGGQGFCFISYKGEVQICGFLDVKCGDLNEQSFGEVWNESKVFKQMRDLDNYHGRCGYCEYRRFCGGCRARAFELTGDYLAEEPYCVYEPKAKAK, encoded by the coding sequence ATGGCGACCCGTGGGCCCCCGATCCTGCCTGCTACCTCACCGACGAGGAGATTGGCTGAGCACGGACATCCAGGAGGGCCGTCAGGCGGGCGTCCGGGTGGTGGCCATCCCGGCGGGCATCCGCATGGATCGAGCTATCCCGGCGGGCACCCCGGAGACCATCCTCATGGAGCTGCCGGGCCCGGCGACAATGCCGGAGGCTATCCCGCTCCGCGCCTGATCGCCTGGGAAGTGACCCGAAAGTGCGGTCTTTCCTGCCGCCACTGCCGCGCCGCCGCCAACAAGGGGCCGTATCCCGGCGAACTTTCCACCGAAAAGTGCTTCCAGGTGATCGACGAGATCGCTGAGGTGGGCAAACCGATAGTCATCCTTACCGGCGGCGACCCGATGCTGCGGGAGAACATCTACGAGATCGCCCGCTACGGCACTGACAAAGGCCTGAAGATGGTCATGTCGCCCTGCGGCACCCTGCTCAACGAGGAGAACGCCCAGAAGCTGAAGGACGCCGGCATCGAGCGCATCAGCCTCAGCATCGACGGCGCCACCGCCGAGACCCACGACGATTTCCGCCGGGTCGAGGGCGCTTTCGACGAAGTCATCAAGGGCATCGAGAACGCCAAAAAGGCCGGGCTCGAATTCCAGATCAACACGACCGTGACCAAGGTCAACCTGGCGGAGCTGCCGGATATCCTCCAGCTCGCCATCGATCTGGGCGCGGCAGCCTTCCACCCCTTCCTGCTGGTCCCCACCGGCCGCGGCAAGGAGCTGGCGGCCCAGGAGCTCTCTCCCGAGCAGTACGAGGAGACACTCAACTGGGTCTACGACCAGCGTGAGATCGTGCCCCTGCATTTCAAGCCCACCTGCGCGCCGCATTACTATCGTATCCTCAGGCAGCGCGCTCACGCCGAGGGCAAGAAGGTCACTCCGGAGGAGTTCGGCATGGACGCCCGGGCCAAGGGCTGTCTCGGCGGCCAGGGTTTCTGCTTCATCTCCTACAAGGGGGAAGTTCAGATTTGCGGCTTCCTTGATGTAAAATGCGGCGATCTCAACGAGCAGAGTTTCGGCGAGGTGTGGAACGAATCAAAAGTCTTCAAGCAGATGCGCGACCTGGATAACTACCATGGGCGTTGCGGCTACTGCGAATATCGCCGTTTCTGTGGAGGCTGCAGGGCCAGGGCATTCGAGTTGACCGGAGATTATCTGGCGGAAGAGCCTTATTGCGTTTACGAGCCGAAGGCTAAAGCTAAATGA
- the cobA gene encoding uroporphyrinogen-III C-methyltransferase yields the protein MDNKTGKVYLIGAGPGDPGLFTLKGVECMRRADVIVYDYLAGKPLLVHAHPDAELIYVGKKGGDHTMKQPDINALLVKLGQEGKVVARLKGGDTFIFGRGGEEALALREGGVPFEVVPGISAGYSVPAYAGIPVTHRGITTEVAFVTGHEDPTKTESTINWEKLSTAVGTIVFFMGVKNLPYIVEELTKNGRDPQTPVALIRWGTTPRQETVTGTLADIVQLVEERGFKAPAITIVGEVVALREKLHWFEDRPLFGRRVVVTRSRTQASDLVTALADAGALPVEFPTIKVIPPGDGYAALDAAISRLRDAADGGPAYDWAVFTSVNGVEKFFERLSIDGDTRDLRGIKLGAIGPATAAALESRGLRLDFVPAEYRAEAVLEGLLERGAAGGSVLIPRAKEAREVLPEKLAEAGARVEVVPAYETVLDETGVDDMKDMLSSGEIDIITFTSSSTVTNFVKLLEGFDFQTLPANVTIACIGPVTADTARDLGLRVDLVADEYTIPGLVRALIAGAGS from the coding sequence ATGGATAACAAAACGGGCAAAGTCTATCTGATAGGCGCCGGTCCGGGAGATCCCGGGCTGTTCACCCTCAAGGGCGTCGAATGCATGCGCCGTGCCGACGTCATCGTCTACGATTACCTCGCGGGTAAACCGCTGCTGGTGCACGCTCACCCCGATGCCGAGCTCATCTACGTCGGCAAGAAGGGCGGCGACCATACCATGAAGCAGCCCGACATCAATGCGCTGCTGGTAAAGCTGGGCCAGGAAGGAAAAGTGGTGGCGCGGCTCAAGGGCGGCGACACTTTCATTTTCGGCAGGGGCGGTGAGGAGGCGCTCGCATTGCGCGAGGGCGGCGTCCCCTTCGAGGTCGTCCCGGGCATCTCAGCAGGATATTCAGTGCCCGCTTACGCCGGCATCCCTGTGACCCACCGCGGTATCACGACCGAGGTCGCATTCGTCACGGGCCACGAGGATCCTACCAAGACCGAGTCGACCATCAACTGGGAGAAGCTTTCCACCGCGGTCGGCACAATAGTCTTCTTCATGGGTGTCAAAAACCTGCCATACATCGTCGAGGAACTGACGAAGAACGGCCGTGATCCCCAGACGCCGGTAGCGCTGATCCGCTGGGGGACGACCCCGCGGCAGGAGACTGTCACCGGCACCCTGGCAGATATCGTCCAGCTGGTGGAGGAACGCGGCTTCAAGGCGCCCGCCATCACCATCGTCGGTGAGGTGGTCGCCCTCAGGGAAAAGCTGCACTGGTTCGAGGATCGTCCTCTGTTCGGCAGGCGTGTAGTGGTCACCCGCTCGCGCACCCAGGCTAGCGACCTGGTGACTGCGCTGGCTGATGCCGGAGCCCTGCCGGTTGAGTTTCCCACCATCAAGGTCATCCCCCCGGGTGACGGTTACGCGGCGCTCGACGCCGCCATCTCAAGACTTCGTGATGCCGCTGACGGCGGACCCGCATATGACTGGGCGGTGTTCACCAGCGTCAACGGCGTGGAAAAGTTTTTCGAGCGTTTGAGCATCGACGGCGATACCCGCGATCTCAGGGGCATCAAGCTGGGCGCAATCGGCCCGGCCACCGCGGCGGCGCTGGAAAGCCGGGGCCTGAGGCTGGACTTCGTGCCGGCGGAATACCGGGCCGAGGCTGTGCTGGAAGGCCTGCTGGAACGCGGTGCGGCCGGTGGCAGCGTGCTCATCCCCCGGGCGAAGGAAGCCCGCGAGGTACTACCCGAGAAGCTGGCCGAAGCGGGAGCCCGGGTCGAGGTAGTCCCGGCCTACGAGACAGTCCTCGACGAGACCGGTGTCGACGACATGAAAGATATGCTCTCAAGCGGGGAAATTGATATCATTACTTTTACAAGCTCATCGACGGTAACTAATTTTGTGAAGCTCCTCGAGGGATTCGACTTCCAGACACTCCCCGCGAACGTGACCATTGCCTGCATCGGACCTGTGACCGCCGACACCGCCCGGGATCTCGGCCTCCGTGTCGACCTCGTGGCAGACGAATATACGATACCGGGCCTGGTCCGGGCGCTGATCGCAGGAGCTGGCAGCTGA
- a CDS encoding FmdB family transcriptional regulator, whose translation MPIYEYRCLKCGHQFEKMQKIADRPVSKCEKCKERVTRVFHPVAIHFKGSGFYSTDYGRKHKDPRKKSSEGRGGESKAAGESGSGDSGSSKKKSKDSSGKAASGSKES comes from the coding sequence TTGCCCATATATGAATACCGGTGCCTGAAGTGCGGGCACCAGTTTGAAAAGATGCAGAAGATCGCCGACCGTCCGGTCAGCAAGTGCGAGAAGTGTAAGGAGCGGGTCACAAGGGTTTTTCATCCGGTTGCCATCCACTTCAAAGGCAGCGGCTTCTACTCGACCGATTATGGCCGGAAGCACAAGGATCCGCGGAAAAAATCCAGTGAGGGCCGTGGCGGCGAATCGAAAGCGGCCGGCGAATCCGGCAGCGGCGACTCCGGTTCTTCGAAGAAAAAAAGCAAAGATTCCTCCGGGAAAGCGGCCTCAGGCAGCAAGGAAAGCTGA